A segment of the Mangrovimonas sp. YM274 genome:
ATCCGCCGTAATTGCGGTTATACATTGTTGTAGTGCGTTTTTTAATTTATTATTATGGGAATCACAACGTCGTCTTTGTCAAAAGTTTTTATCTGAATCGCTCCATTTTTTCCCTCTCGTTTTCCCCAAATGGCAATTGCTTGATTAATTCCTAAATTATTTATTTCTTTTACTTTTTTTGAAATTAAACGTCGATAAACATATCTGTAATCGTGAGTTGGTATCCCGTCTACCATATAAAATATTTCTTTATTTGGGTCAATATTTTTCACGAACTCAAAGTCAATTGCTAATTCAGGATTAAAGTCCGCCACATTATTCAGTCCGATTATTTTTTGGTAATTCGATTCGTATTTGATTTCCGATAAAGGCTTTTCGATAACTTCTATCGATTTATTATTTTTTCGTTCAGAAATAAATTCAGTCGGATTTGTCAAAACCCATTCATTATTGACAACAATTAAGGTTTTGTCATTGATTTTTATTCTCTCCATTTGAGTTTTACAACTTAAAAACAAAGTTGAAATCAGAAGTAAAATTATTGTCGTTTTTCTCATTTCTCAAATGCACTACAACGGTTTGTGTATAGTTTCGTTGCGTGAAAATCCGCAGGATTTTCGGGTTAAGAAACTAAGTTAGCAAAATTGCGAGGATTTTCCGTGAGGAAAATCAGAAGCAATGAATTATACACGGTGTTGTACAACGTTTTTTATTTTATTATTTGTTCGATTAATCCGTCGTCGATTTTCTCGGTGTTTAATTTTATATATCGATAAGATTTGACTATAGAACTGTCAATTTCTAAAATCAAAACTTTGTTTTTGTTCGAGTAAGCAATTCCATTTTTGAAAGTCAGATAATCGGTTCCAAATTCCGATTCTAATTCTGTTTTTGAGAGTCCAATTAGATTAGCTTTTCCCAAATCAGAATCTTTATTATTTATCTTTAATTCAATTAATATTTCAGTTTTGTCTTCATAGTTGTGTTGGTTTTTTCCGTATTTAAAGACAACTATTTCATTAATTTCTAATTGTCTATTTACAGTAGAAATGAAGTTATAACTATAAAAAATAGAATCATTAATTTTTGGTTGAAAGTAGTATTCCAAACCATTTGTCACACTCGTAGTGACATCTCTTTTTGTTTTATTTTTAAATTCTTGTAAGTCAATAGGATTTTCAAGAAAAGTGGTCAAATTTAGGTTTTTTAAATATTTTTCTTGTTCCTCTTTGTCAGGGTAGGGAAGTAATTCAAACCTATTTGTTTTAATTTTATCTGAATTATTTTCAGTTGCATTTTTACAACTAATACTAACCAAAAATATTACGATTAAAATTCCAAATTTCATTTTTTGGCAAATGTTGTACAACGGTGTCGTATAAGAATAGTTGCGGGTTTACGTGCGAGGATTTTCCGCAGGAAAATCAGACGTAGTAAACTTGCAACTACCTTTGGTTACGCCCAGAACTGAGCAATTATTTTTATACATTGTTGTGCCTAGTTGTTTTTTAATTCAGCTCGATGTTTGTCCGATAGACAAGGTTCTGCGAATTCAATAATTCCGTCATTTTCATATTCGTCTAATATTTTTCTTATTCCCGAATAATTAACTTGTTTTACAATTTCCATTGAAAAGTAAGTGTCATTAAGTCCTTCGCTTTCACAATCCAATTCTTTAAATCGGTTTCTAATAATTTCTTTGTCAAATCCTTTTTTGGTTATGACTACTAAAACTATAGAATTTCCAGAATGTTTGGTTGTTTTTTTATAAGTCAGCATTTTTTCCGATTCGTCAAATTCCGCGTAAAATTCGTCATCGGTTGCGACTTGTGGTCCGTAGAAAGGAATATTGTCCAATTTATAAATTCCTTTATCCTTGTCAATTATTTCTGCCCACATAGTTTCTACAGTCAGTTCGTCAAGAACATTGCTGTGATATTTGAATAAAATTTTCTCGTATTTTTCTTTAGTTTCTGTCATTCTGCAATTAGGCACAACGGTTTGTGTATAGTTTCGTTGCGTGAAAATCCGCAGGATTTTCGTGTTAAGAAACTAAGATAATAAAGTTGCGAGGATTTTCCTTGAGGAAAATCAGAAGCAATGAATTATACACTGTGTTGTGTACCGTTTTTATTTACATTTTTCAATTCTTGCTCTAACAATAGAGTCAAATTTTCTTTCTTTTTTAAAATCATATTGAACTGTGGAATCACGAATTACTTGAAATTCTGAATAATGGACAGTCAAAGGTGATTCAGATGAAATTCCGCCATTTGGCATTTCCCCTGGAAAATTACCCGAAGCTCCAAATCCAATTCCAGGAACATTTTTAGTTCCTTTTTTATAGTTTTCGTATCGTTCAAGTTTAACTCTTTCCCCATTTTTGTCAATCGAATAGTATTCGTGGTCAATTATTCCACTTTTGAATTCATAGTCGACAAACAAAATTCCGTCATTTGGAATTTCTAAAATTCTTCTTCCATTTTCTACTTTTGGTTTAATTCCGCATTTTAATCCATAAATTATTTTAATCTTTCCGTTGAAATTTTCAGGAACAAGATAAGTTTCAGGTTCTATTGTATTGATTTTGGTCCAAATCGGCCAAAATGCAACAATTCCGACAATACTTCCCAAAATCCATATAGTTTTAATTTTCAGTTTTCTCTTAGATAATAGAATTAGGATTATACCAACTATGAAAATAGGTAATCCAATAATTGCAAAAAAAGCTGCGAATGTCAATCCGAATGCTCCGATTAACAAAAGTGCGATTCCAAAGTAGAAAAGTATGTCGTTAGTTTTCTGGTTCATTCGAATGGTACACAACGGTTTGTGTATAGTTTCGTTGCGTGAAAATCCGCAGGATTTTCGTGTTAAGAAACTAAGATAGCAAAGTTGCGAGGATTTTCCGTGAGGAAAATCAGAAGCAATGAATTATACACTGTGTTGTGTGTAGTTTTTATCTTTTAGCTTGTTTATTTTTTGGAATATTTATTACTCCACACCCATCAACGAGATATTCATTATTCATTTCTTTTAATCTCATTGTAATTGTAAATCCTTCCCAACTTTTGGCTTCTACAGTTAAAAAGTTTGAAGTTGAGTCAAATTCGGTAAGTTTAAAACCATCGTCAGGGTAATCTTGAGCGTCGAAAATTGGGTCAAACCCAAGTCCATATTCAGGATCTTTTTCTTCAGCGTCTTGAATCATTTTGGTCAGTTCTGATTTAAATTTTTGACTGACATTTGGATAGCTATTTACCCACTCAATAATTCCTATTTGCTCTTTCATTTTGTTGCAGTTTGAAACATAGTCATTAATAAATTTTGTAGCTACATATGTAATCGAATCTGAGATTTCTGGAGTGTTTGGAATTTCTTTAAGTGGTTTATTTTCTATGGTTTTAATTTCTTCTATATTATCAATTTTATTTTCAATTTCTTCTTTGTTTTTTATAATACTGATTTTATCCTTTGAGTTATTACAACTTAGAGCAATGAAAACCAGTAAGATTAAGCTCGACTTTTTCATCAATTTTAAATGTTGGTTTGATTTTACTAATTACACACAACATAGGGATAAACCCCATGGGGTTTATCACCATTATATTTATTACATCAAATCTACATATAATTCTTACATATCGAGTGGATTTGTAATAGAATTAAACGTATTGCTGGCTACATGGGTGTAAATCTCCGTGGTTTTTGTAGAATTGTGTCCCAATAGGAGTTGAATGTATCGAAGGTCGGTGCCTGCCTCTAAAAGATGTGTTGCAAAACTATGTCTTAGAGTGTGGGCGGTTACTCGTTTTTTTATTCCAGCCTTTTTTGAGGCTTTGTCTATTATTCTTCCAACGCTTGTGGTACTGTATTTTTCCTTGTTTTGTCCCTCGAAAAGGTATGTTTCTGGTCTATATTCAACATAATACGTCCTCAGATCATCAAGTGTTGACTGTGCCAATAGAGTATATCTGTCCTTGTTGCCCTTGGCATCGTTAACCTTTACAAGCATTCTAGAGCTGTCAATATCTTTGGGTTTTAGGTTGAGCATTTCTCCGAGCCTTAGGCCAGCGGAATACAGCAGGGAAAGGATGCATTTGTGTTTAAGGTTGGTGGTCGCTTCCAGTAGATTTTTTACTTCTGTTTTGGACAGGACAATTGGCAATTTCGTTTGTTTTCTAGGGCGTTCAATATCATAAAATCTGTTTGGCATGCCTAATACCATTTCATAATAGAATTTGATGCTGTTGATGGTTTGGTTGATATAGGAGTTTGACCATTTAAGGCTTACCAAATACATGAGATAGTTTCTAACGTCAAGCTCATCCAGTTTGTCAATATCCTTGGCAGGGTAGTGGTTGATAAACTTTTCAAAGCATGAAACGTATGTTTTTACAGTGTTGTTGGCATAATGCTTGAGTTCAAGTTTATCAAGGTAGGAGTCGGGGCATACCTTGTAACCATCTGGTTTTTCCCTGTTCCTGAACCATTTCACATCAAATTCCTCATCGAGCATTTTTGCGTTTGTTTTTTCGAAAAAATAATTGGTATTGATCCAAGCTACACCACGGAAAAGGTTGAAGATGGCATTGAGATTTCTTTTGTGGTTCGGTACGTAGTACATTCCAAAATCATTGCTCCATTCAATGCCGTCCAGTTCTTTTATCATACTGTTCAGAACTTTGTCGGAACTGAACTTGAGCCCAATGTACTTTTTGTTGTCAATCAAAAGGTGTTTGAGTGAGATATGTTTTCTGACTTCCATATTTTTTGGTTTGGTTATAGTAATATTACTGAAAATAAATAACTTAGTCGTATGTCAAACGTATATGATACATTTGTATTCGTTTGTACACGTTTGTAAACGTTTGTACATGGATAAATTGAAACCAACCGTTAAATGTTTGAAATGCCGAAAGAAACTAAAAGGGCGTTCCGACAAGAAATTCTGCAATGACCATTGCAAAAGTGCCTACCATTACAGAAAGAGCCTTGAAGGAGAACTTAAGTTTTACAATGATGTATTACGTGTCCTTCGCAACAACAGGAAAATATTGAAACTCTACAATAGGGCAGGGAAGTCCACTGTAAGATGTGAGGTTTTGTTGAAAGAAGGCTTCAATCCAAATTTTTTCACCCATTACTGGAAGAATGGCAAAGGGGATGTGTACCTGTTCGTTTTCGAGTTCGGTTTTTTGAAAAGGAGCGAACATGGAAATGACAAATATGTGCTTGTAAAATGGCAGGAATATATGGAGCATTGAATATTATGAGAAAAACAATGCTCCGTATTGTTTGTCAAGTAAGAAAGAATACCACATTTCCCGTTTGAACATCATAAAATGCAGTTCTGCCCATATGATCCTTTGGAACATTGTTAACTGGCAGGTATCTGTTAGTTATTAGGTTTTTTAGGTCCTCGATGTCTTTTTTTGTTGCAGGTTCACTTGCTTTAGGCGTGAATATTTTCTTTACTGTGTCATAGGCCATATTTCCTGCGATGTTATTTGCCACGCCACCCCACGACATTTGCTCTGTTTTTGTTTTTTGGTCTTCCTTTGGCGGAGCTAGATCAGTTTCTTTAGCTGTTGGAGTTAAATTAGGGACTCCCTGTTTCTGTTGCCAATTACGGCTTCTACAGGAATTGCTACAGAATTTTTGTTGGCCTTTTCTTTTGGGTATGTAGTCATCGCCACAATAGTGGCAAATTTCGGTTTCCTTCATTTATGCGTAAATTAAACGTTTAATTTACGCATAAATGTAAGAAAGTTTACAGATCCAACCTAAAAATACCTTTTAAAATACTTCTTTCGGCTTCCTCATTGCTGATAAGCGGCTGTTTTTTAACGGGCTTGTCAGTAATTGTTTTTGCCTTTATTTTTTGAGGGGTATCGGTCAAAGGTTCTTTTGGGGTTTGATTGTGGACTCCTTCAAAACTAAAACCGTTATCGTTTAATTTTTGGAGCTCATCAAAAGAATCCCCAATGATGGATTTTATATTCGGCTTGACATTTTGGGCCTGGAAATTCGGTTTGCGGAAGTGTTGGACAAAGAGATTTCTATGTTCGGTGTAATTTGTATGCTGTAGCCTGAAAAGGGGAGTGGCTTCATTCAAATTATCGAGGTACTGGGCCATGTTGTCATTGAGCCAACCAGTGACATAACAGATGGCCTCCAACTGTTCCAGATATTTTTTTGCCACATAGTCAAATTCAATTGCTTCCGATTCCCCTTTTTTATGTAGCAATTGGAAAAAATTTTTTTCCAATGTCCCTGCTTTCATCATCATTTTGCCACTGTCCCGTTTGCTGTCCAGTTCAATTGGACCCGCATAGTTGTCGAACAGCAGGGCTTTGTTTAAGAAGTCCTTTTCTTTTAGGGCTTCAATTTTCATAAGTTCCTCCGCCAAAATTGAATCTTTCGGAATGAAGAACAGAAAATCGATCCAGAGATTTTTAAGGAGATCCAAATAGAAATCGTGTAGGGGTGTTCTATCCATTGGTTTGTTTTAGCATTTCAGAATAATCTTCGGGCAGTTCGGCATCGATATCCCTCAAATATTTTTCCAGTGCCGCCATGGATGAATGCCCAGTTATGAGCATGAGCTTGCTTTTGGCTTCAAATGGAGAGGATTCCTTCACAAGTGCCCTGTAGAGTTTGGTAATATAGGTGTGCCTGAAACTGTAGAGTCCATAATCGGTTCCCAAATTGAAATGGTCCTTAACCACTTTTTTGAACCGTTTTGAGAAGTAGTCCCTTTTGTTGATGAGTGCCGTGTCCCAATCCCCACCCAATTTATCGGGAGTGAACAGTACGGACTCGCTGTCCATTTTTGAGAGGTTAGGCAGTTCGTTCCAAAGAATCTCAGGGATTATCTTGGTCTTCAATGGACTGTTCTTTGCCTTAAACTGAATGGTCCTATTGTTTACATTGATATCTTTTACTTTTAACCTACAGACTTCAATAGGTCTCAAAAAGTTATAGGAGATAAACTTTATATATAATAGGAGTATGGGGTCTTTCTCTTCCAGATATTCAAAAATGGCTTCTTGGGTTTCGTTGGAATAGGTCTTGTTCCTCTCGGGGGTGGACTTAAGAACAGGTATTTTCTTTATGAAATTTGATTCTATAATGTCATTGTCCTCCAAGACCTGCACAAGACTGCTCAAATCCGTTCGGTAATTGTTCCTGTTTCTTGCACTGGTGTTGGTCAACATATCGTTTAGAAATGCAGAGACCACTTTTTTGTTCAACTGTTCAATGTTCTTGACCTCGGGAGCATTGTTTTCGATCCACTTCAGAAAAGTATCAACCCTGCCCTCGTATCCCTTTACGGTTGTTTTGCTGAGCAATTTCCTTTTGATGTTCAGTGAAAAGTCAAAGGCTTCCCTAAGGGATGTTTGGGGGATTTCAACCTCGGGAACTTCCGTTTCAATCGGCTCTACTTCCTTTTTGGGAGTGTTGTCCAGTGCGGTCTTTGCAGGGGGAGTGATTTCCTCTTCTTTTTTGCCGTTAAGTTTTTGGTAGAGTTCCGTATTGTCAGCAAAAGGGTTGTAGCCCTGTTTTAGAAGTTTCAGGATGGTCTTTCTGTAAATGGTCAGTACTTCGAGGCGCTCTTCTTTGGTTTTATATTTATTGGTCTCTCCATAAAAGGGAGTAATCCGTTTTAGTTTTCCTGATTTTGGGTCTCGGAAGGAGAAATATACATACCATCTTTTGGAAATATCTCCCTTTGCGGTGTAGATTTTTGGGTTGGAAAAATTCTTTTTTTGGGACAAATCGTATGCAGTTTCGTATTCACTTTCGTATGCAAAAGCAATAATCTGTTCAGACGTAAACATAAAAAAAGCGGTTTAGTAAAACCTAAACCGCTCATTTGCAAATGATTGCTTCTTGTAGCGAGGACGAGATTTGAACTCGTGACCTCTGGGTTATGAAGGAATTTTTATATCCCCAAAACGCCCGTTTTATGGGGTTTCCAGCCCATTGTATGAGAAATCGTGTTCCAAAAACGTGTTCAGTTTCTGTTCACTTTTTTGTTAATAGTTTACTGATATAAAACTAGTTAAAAAAGTGAAGAATCAAAGCCTCATCCATAAAAAAAATGAACACGTTGAAGTAGGTGTAAAATGAAAAGAAAATGGGTTTTCATAAGCAATAAAAAAGTGCCT
Coding sequences within it:
- a CDS encoding DUF4265 domain-containing protein, which encodes MTETKEKYEKILFKYHSNVLDELTVETMWAEIIDKDKGIYKLDNIPFYGPQVATDDEFYAEFDESEKMLTYKKTTKHSGNSIVLVVITKKGFDKEIIRNRFKELDCESEGLNDTYFSMEIVKQVNYSGIRKILDEYENDGIIEFAEPCLSDKHRAELKNN
- the xerA gene encoding site-specific tyrosine recombinase/integron integrase, coding for MEVRKHISLKHLLIDNKKYIGLKFSSDKVLNSMIKELDGIEWSNDFGMYYVPNHKRNLNAIFNLFRGVAWINTNYFFEKTNAKMLDEEFDVKWFRNREKPDGYKVCPDSYLDKLELKHYANNTVKTYVSCFEKFINHYPAKDIDKLDELDVRNYLMYLVSLKWSNSYINQTINSIKFYYEMVLGMPNRFYDIERPRKQTKLPIVLSKTEVKNLLEATTNLKHKCILSLLYSAGLRLGEMLNLKPKDIDSSRMLVKVNDAKGNKDRYTLLAQSTLDDLRTYYVEYRPETYLFEGQNKEKYSTTSVGRIIDKASKKAGIKKRVTAHTLRHSFATHLLEAGTDLRYIQLLLGHNSTKTTEIYTHVASNTFNSITNPLDM
- a CDS encoding site-specific integrase — its product is MFTSEQIIAFAYESEYETAYDLSQKKNFSNPKIYTAKGDISKRWYVYFSFRDPKSGKLKRITPFYGETNKYKTKEERLEVLTIYRKTILKLLKQGYNPFADNTELYQKLNGKKEEEITPPAKTALDNTPKKEVEPIETEVPEVEIPQTSLREAFDFSLNIKRKLLSKTTVKGYEGRVDTFLKWIENNAPEVKNIEQLNKKVVSAFLNDMLTNTSARNRNNYRTDLSSLVQVLEDNDIIESNFIKKIPVLKSTPERNKTYSNETQEAIFEYLEEKDPILLLYIKFISYNFLRPIEVCRLKVKDINVNNRTIQFKAKNSPLKTKIIPEILWNELPNLSKMDSESVLFTPDKLGGDWDTALINKRDYFSKRFKKVVKDHFNLGTDYGLYSFRHTYITKLYRALVKESSPFEAKSKLMLITGHSSMAALEKYLRDIDAELPEDYSEMLKQTNG